Sequence from the Thermus albus genome:
GGGGGAACCTGGGGACCATGCCCTTGGCGGCTTTCCTCGAGGGGGCCCTCAAGGAGTACAGGGAACGCCTTTTGGAGCCAGCCTTCTGATGCGGGCGAGATCCACCCTTTTCACCATATTTTTGGAATATGTCTACCCGGAAAGGCGTGCCCCGGTGCGGGACCTTATCGCCATGATGGAGGTCTTGGGCTTCTCCGAGGCTGCGGTGCGGGCGGCCCTTTCCCGGAGCGCCAAAAGGGGCTGGGTGGAGCCCCGGCGGCTGGGAAGGCTGGCCTACTACGCCCTTTCCGACCGGGTCTACTGGCAGGTGCGCCAGGTGCGGAAACGCCTCTACGACCCCCCCAGCCCCTGGGACGGGCGTTTCCTCCTGGTCCTGCCGGAAGGTCCCAAGGAACGGGGGGAGAGGGAGCGCTTTCGGCGGGAGATGGCCCTTTTGGGCTACGGTAGCCTGCAAAGCGGGGTCTACCTGGGGGCAGGGGTGGACCCTGCCGCCACCCGGGAGCTTCTCGCCTTTTACGGGCTTTCCGCCACCCTTTTCCGGGCGGAGCACCTGGGGGCCAAGGAAGAGGTCTTGCGGGCCTTCCCCTTGGAGGAAGCTTCCGCCCACTACCAGGCCCTCTTTCCCCAAGGGGTGCCCGAAGACCCCCTTGGGGCCTTCCAGGCCCTCACCCGGTTGGTACACGAGATGCGCAAGCTCCTTTTCCTAGACCCCCTGCTGCCCCCAGAGCTTCTTCCCCCCAACTTCCCCGGCTTGGCAGCAAGGGAACGCTTCCTGGCCCTCCGGGAGGTCCTTTACCGTAGGGCCGAGCCCTTTCTTAAGGAGCTTTCCCTTCCCTTCTCAGCCCTCTCACCCCAGGCCCGGTAACCTTTAGGGCATGAGGCGGCTTCTCTCCCTGCCCCTGGTCCTTTTTTCCCTCGCTCAGGCCCAGGTGGTCATCCCCTTTTGGCATACGGCAGGCCCCCCAGGAAACGTGGTGCTGGAGGAAGCCATCCAAAGCTTCAACGCCTCCCAGCGCACCTACCGCCTGGAAGCCCGGTACGTGGGGGACTACCGGGAAGCGGGGGTAAAGCTCCTGGCCGCTTTGCGCTCGGGAGGGGCCCCGGTCCTTTTCCACGGGGAGCTTTCCTTCCTGCCCCGCTTGGCCCAGGAAGGGGTAGCCTTGGCCCTGAACCCCTACCTGCAAAACCTGCCCAAGGACCTCTACCCGGAGATGCTGCGAACCACCCAGGTCCGGGGCCAAACGTATGGCCTTCCCCTGGGGCTTTCCGTGCCCGCCCTCTACTACAACAAGGATGCCTTCCGCGCCCGGGGCCTTAGGCCCCCCAGGACCTGGGCCGAGGTGGAGGAGGCCGCCGGTAGGCTCACCAGCCGCACCAGCAAGGGGCTTGTCATCTCCACGGACATCTGGAGCTTCAACGCCATCGTCATGAGCCTGGGGGGAAGCCTGGTGAAGGATGGCCTTCCCGCCTTCACCTCCAAGGAGGTGGTGGAGGCTTTGGAGATGCTTTACCGCATGGTGCAGAAGGGGCATGCCCAGGCCAGGAACCTGGCCGAGGCCCAGTTTGCCGTGGCCGATTTCCTGCGTACCAAGGCCTTCATGGGCATCGGGCCCACCACGGCCCTGCCCGTGGTCCTCTCCCAAACCTCCTTACCCTTCGCTGTGGGCCTAGCCCCCCTGCCGAGGCGGGAAGGGGGTGCGGTGCCCCTTTCCGGGGCGGCCTTGGCGGTGCTCAAAGGGGCAAGCCCCGAACAGGCCCGGGGGGCGGTGGCCTTCTGGCTCCACTTCCTGGAACCCAAACGCCAAGCGGGGTGGGTGCGCACCACCTGGTACCTACCCCTCAGGAAGGAGGCGGAAAGGGAGCTGGCCGATTTCCTGAAAGATCCCGAAAGGCAAGCGGTCTTCGCCCAGGCGGAGGTGGGGCGTCCCTGGAGCCAGGACCCGGAGCTGGTGGTCTGGTATAGCTACCTGGAAGAGGCCTTGGAAAGGAGCCTCAAACAGGGGGTAAGGCCCTTGGCGGCCCTCGAGGAGGCCCAGAAAAAAGCCCTGGCGGTGGAAAGGCGGTAGGGCACCTTCTTTATCTGGGCACCTGCGGCGCCCGGTGGGGGGAGAAAAGGCCTGATACCCCTCTGACAAGGAGGGTGGTAAAATCCCCTCCATGAAAAAGCTGGTTGCCCTGGTCCTCTTCCTCCTTCCCGGCCTAGCCCAGGTGGAGGTCTCCTTCTGGCACTCCATGGATGGCCCCGCGGGCCGGCTTCTCTCCAGCTTCGCCCAGGAGTTCAACACCCGGCAAGGGCTTTACCGGGTCAGCCCCCAGTACGCGGGGGACTACCGGGATACGGAAACCAAACTGGTGGCGGCCCTGCGCACGGGGAGCCAACCCGTGCTTTTCCAGGCGGAGATCAGCTTCTTCCCCCGGCTCGTGGGGGAAGGCCGGGCCGTGGCCCTGGACGCCTACTTGAACCTAGACCGGGCCTTCCTGGAAGACCTCTTTGAACCCGCCTGGAACTACGGGGTCATGGACGGCAAGCGTTACGGCCTTCCCCTGAATACCTCCACCCCCGTTCTCTTCTACAACCTGGATGTCTTCCGGGCCAAAGGGCTTAAGGCCCCAAGGAACTGGAAGGAGTTTGAAGAGGTGGCCAAGGCCCTTACCTCCCGCCAGGCGAAGGGCTTCATCTTCGTCACCGACCCCCAGGCCTGGCTTTTTGAGGCCATGGTGACCAGTCGGGGCGGGAACCTGGTGCGGGAAGGTAAACCCAACTTTACCTCCAAAGAGGCCCTGGAAGCCCTGGAGATGCTATGGCGCCTGAACAAGGCGGGGGCCCTTTCCGCAAGGAACATGGCCGAGGCCACCTTCGCCCAGCTGGACTTCGTGCGCACCAAGGGCATGATGGTCATGGCCTCCATCGCCAACTGGCCCGCGGCCGAGAACTTCTCCTTCGCCTTCACCCTGGGGGTGGCCCCCGTGCCCCGGGAGCCCGGGGGAAGGGTGCCCATGGGTGGAGCCCAGCTGGTGGTCCTGCGGGGGGCCACGGAAGCCCAGGTGCGGGGAGCCCTGGAGTTTTGGAGATACTTGATGGAACCTGCAAACGTGGCCCGCTGGGTGGAGGCCAGCTATTACGTCCCGGTGCGCAAGTCGGCCATCCCCCTCCTGGAGGGCTTCTATCGGGAAAACCCCTTCCGCAAGGTGGCCTTTGAGCAGATCGCCTATGCCCAGGAGCGGCCCCGCATCCCCCAGTTCTCCGCCTGGGCCAGCGTCCTGGCCGAGGCCCTGGAAAAGGCCCTAAAGGGCGGCGTACCTCCCCAGCGAGCCCTGGAGGAGGCCCAGAAAAAAGCGGAGGCCATCCGGTAACGCCCCTGGCAAACCCCCTAAAATGGCAGGGATGCGCCTAGGCTTTAGTCCCTTTAATGCGGAGATGGGTTACGAGGAGGCCTTCCGCCTGGCAGCGGAGCTGGGGCTGGACCTCGAGGTTCCCTACGACCTGCACGAGGTCCTGCCCCTTCCCGATGCTAAAACCCTCCGGGCCACGGGCGAGGCCTTAGGGGTGGGGTTCACCCTGCACCTGCCCTTCGTGGAGATGAACCCGGCCAGCCTCATCCCCAGCGTCCGCGCCTTGGCGGAGGAGCGCCTGAAGCGGGCCCTGGAGTTCGGCGAGGCCCTGGGGGCCAAGGTGGGCGTGCTCCACACCGGCCAGGTGCCCGTGCGCCACCCCATGGCCTTAAGCCTGGCCCGGGAGGCCTTGGAAAAGACCCTCTCCGCCCTCCTCCCCCTTCCCTTTCCTGTGGCTTTGGAAAACCTGGCCCTTTCCCCGGAGGACCTCCTCCGGGGTCCGGAAGAGCTAAAGGCCCTCTTAGAGCGTTTCCCTCAGTATGGCTTCTGCCTGGACGTGGGCCATGCGTTGGTGGAACTGGGCCCTAGGGGGCCCCTCCTCTACTGGGAGGAGTTGGGGGATAGGCTTCTTCACCTGCACCTCCACGACAACCACGGCCACAGAGACGATCATTTGCCGGTGGAAACCGGAATGGTTCCATGGGAGAGGCTAGTTCCCCGCCTAAGGACATTCCCCAATACCGCGGCCCTCGAGGTGGGCGGAAGCGCCTTAGGGGTGCGGCAAAGCCTGGTTCGCCTTCAGGTCCTCACGGCTTCCTGAACGCCATAAGCGGGACACATGTCCTTGGCGGGGTACGCTTATAGTAGTGAAGTGGGGGTTTGTACCCCCCTTCACAAAGGGAGGCGGAATGGTCGTAGACCGGATTGAGGTGTACCTGGATGGGGCCAGCGAACCCCTGGCGGTTCTCAAGGAACCCCCTTACCGGCTGAACCTGGACACCCGAAAGATCCCGGATGGGGAGCACGTCCTACGGGTGGTGACCCATTTCCGTGGGGGAGGCGAGGAGATAAGGGAGATTCCCTTCACCGTAAACAACTACCCCGACGTGATGGTCCTGGGCCTGGACGAGGGGAGCGAGGTGGCGGGGACCCTCGAGCTCCGCCTGGCGGTGGGGGAACCCGAGCTCCCCGTGGAGCCAGTGCGCTTCAACCCCATCTGGTACGTGGTGGCCTCGGTGATCGTGTTGGGCGGCATCTGGGCCTACTTCGCCCTAAGCCCAGCCGCGGAAACCGTGGTGGCCCAGGTAGCCCCGCCGGCCCAGGAGGCTCAAGCTCCCAAGGAAGGGAGCAGCCAGGCCGCGGCAGGAGTAGACCAAGCCCTCATGGAGAAGGGTAAGTCCATCTACGAGGCCCACTGCGCTGCCTGTCACCAGGCTAACGGTCAGGGGATGCCCCCAGCTTTCCCGGCCTTAGCGGGGAATCCTAACCTAAAGGACGCGCAGTTGATCTTAGACACCGTAAAGAACGGGCGCGGGGCTATGCCGGCGGTGGGTGCGGCCTTCACGGAAGAAGAACTTAAGGCCGTGGCCACCTACATCCGCAACAGCTTCGGCAACAGCTTCGGCCCGGTGGAGTAAGGAGGGAAGCATGTACCGCAACGACCCCATCCTCCCCACCTTCGCCCTCATCCTAGCCTTAGGCCTCTTCTACACGGCCTACCAGGATGGGCTCCATATCGCCCGCCTCCTGGGCCACACCCCGGAGGAGCTCTCCGTGGGCCAGATCGGCCTGATGGCCTTTGGCGCCGTCTTTCTCCTCTACGGCCTCATCGGCCTGGTTTCCTACTGGCTGGAGGGCATAGAACTTCGCCCTGGGCGCCATTTCCCCACCCCCTCCACCGCCCCCATGGTGGCCGGGGTAATCCTGGTCCTCCTCCTTACGGCCCTTTCCGGTTTCTTCGTCCGCCTCATCGTCTACTCCGCCCAGACCGGGCACAACCCCACCTGGCTCCAGGGCCTGGTCTTCGGGGCCATCAGCCTGGTGGTGGCGGTCCTTTTGGGCATCTACAAGAAGTACTTTGGCCGGGATGAGGTGGTTACCGAGGAGGAGAAAAGCCACTTCCCCTGGTAAGAGGTGAGGTATGGACGAACGCGAAATCCGCTTGCAACGATCCCGTCGGCGGCTTTTCCTGAAGACCGCCATCGGCACCGGAATCGGCCTTTCCCTGGTCTCCGCCTTCTACGTGGGGGCCAGCCTGCGCCCCAAGGCCGAGGTGACCCCAGAGAAGGAGCCCTTGAAGCCGGGGGACATCCTGGTCTACGCCCAAGGGGGAGGGGAGCCCAAGCCCATCCGCCTCGAGGAGCTGAAGCCCGGCGATCCCTTTGTCTTGGCCTATCCCATGGACCCCAAGACCAAGGTGGTAAAAAGCGGCGAGGCCAAGAACACCGTTTTGGTGGTGCACTATCGCCCCGAGGAGCTCTCCCCCGAGGTAGCCCAGCACAGCGTGGAAGGCGTGGTGGCCTTTTCCGCCGTCTGCACCCATCTGGGGTGCATCATAAGCCAGTGGGTGGCGGACAAGAAAGCGGGCCTCTGCCCTTGCCACGGTGGCGTCTACGAATTCGCCCAGGGGGCCAAGGTTATCGCCGGGCCACCCCCCAGGCCCGTACCCCAGCTTCCCCTTAAGGTAGAAGACGGCGTCCTGGTAGCTGCGGGAGAGTTCCTGGGTGAGGTAGGGGTTAAGGCGGACGGAGGCTTCTGCTCGCACGCGCACGTCTAGGGGGCAACCATGTACAAGTGGCTAGACGAACGCCTAGATCTCACGGGCCTTTACCAGAAGGTCTTGCGCAAGGCCTTTCCCGTACACCACTCCTTCTTCCTGGGGGAGATCACCCTCTTTGCCTTCATCGTCCTGGTGCTCACCGGCATCTTCCTCACCTTGAACTTTGAGCCCTCCATCCGGGAGGTTAGGCTCCCCGATGGCCGCACCGTGCCCGCGGCCTACGCCAGCGTGCTCTACATTGATAGCCTCCCCTTCGGGGCGGTGATCCGGAGCCTCCACCACTGGTCGGCCCACGTGATGATCGCTGCCGCCTTCTTGCACATGCTCCGCATCCTGCTTTCGGGAGCCTACAAGAAGCCTAGGGAGCTTAACTATCTGGTGGGCCTCGCCCTCTTGGGCCTGGCGGTGGTCACCGCCTTCACGGGCTATGCCCTGCCTTACGACAACTACGCCGTCACCGCCACCCGCATCGGCTACGGCATCGCCGCCTCCATCCCCTGGGTGGGGTCCACCTTGGCCCAGGTGATGTTCGGGGGGGAGTTCCCCGGTTCCGAGAAGGCCATTCCCAGGCTCTATAGCCTTCATGTCCTCTGGCTTCCCCTGCTTCTCATGGCCCTCATCGGGGGGCATATGGCCATCATGATGAAGCAGAAGCACACCCAGCCCCGCTATGCGGAAAAGGTGGCCCCGGGAAGAATCCTTGGCGTGCCCATGTACCCCCAGCAGCTGGTGATGATGGGCATCCTCTTCGCCCTTTACGTGGGCATCATGACCCTGATCGCCGGGGCTTTCCTTGCCCACCCCATTGAGGCCTTTGGCCCGCCCACCCCCAACACCCCCGCGGTCAAGCCCGACTGGTACTTCCTCTGGATCTACGGCATCCTGCAGATCATCCCCTCCACCTGGGAGTTCCACCTATTTGGGGCCACCATCGGGCCGGAGTTCATCGGGGGGGTGGTGATCCCGGGAATCCTGGGCCTGGTGGGCCTCCTCTTGCCCTTCGTGGACACCCGCAAGGATAAGATGCGCTACATGGAACTCCCCTCGGAGCACCCGGTGCGCACCAGCGTGATCCTAGCCCTTCTGGTCTTCTTCCTGATGACCACCCTAGCCGGGTACAAGATTGACTTCCAACAGCAGGGCTCCATCCTGGGGAACAACGCCGTGCTCTGGACCCTAGTCCTGGGCGGGCCCTTGCTCACCTACATCGTCTCCTACACCCTGCTCCGCATCTTCTTCGGGAAGGAGGAAGCCCCCCACAAGGCCTAGATAGGGTTAGAAGAAGGGCCCCCGCCACAGGTGGGGGCCATAGCGTTTCCCTCCGGTGTGACGACTCCTCGCTCTGAAGAGCGAGGCTTCTCGGTTCTAGGTTGGAGCGCCTATCCCCGAAGGCTCCGTCCAAGCCTGGAAAATTCCGTTCCGCGGCAGGCGAGCGCTATGCTCAAGCTCAAGATACGGGCTTTTGCCCGTGACCTGCCATGGGTGGACAGTGCTTCTGGTCCACGGGCATATCATAGCACACCTACCGCAAAATGTGCCGTGTGACCCTACGGGACACGTGGGGGAGTTAATGTAGCTTCGCTGACCCATGTATCCCCGGTTTGAAAACCGGGAGATTATAGCCCCCCACACCCCCCTTTTCTCTAAGAGGACTTTTCCTCCTCGAGGCCCAGGCTGGCCAGAAGGTCCCCGTAAAGGTCCCCCAGTTTCACGCTGGCGCTGGCCGTGGGCACCGCGGAGGCATCGTACAGGTTGTACTCGGCCACGGCCCCGTACTCGTACTCCCGGCGCTCCTCCCGGCGGGGTCCGGGCTTCCTCTTGCCCCGGGCCTCCTTGCCCTTGGCCCGGCGGGGCCGCTCTTCCTCCATCTTGGGAGGGGGCGGGGGCAGAAGGCGCTTGCGGGAGAGGGAGATACGCTGCTCCACGGGGTCTATGTTGAGGACCACCACCTCCATCTCCTCCCCCTTCTTGAAGAGGGCGGCGGGGTTTTCAATGCGGGCGTGGTCCAGCTCGGAAATATGGACCAGGCCCTCCATGCCCGGCTCCAGCTCCACGAAGACCCCGAAGTCGGTGATCCCGGTAACCTTGCCCTTGACCACCGTGCCCGGAGGATACTTTTCCGTGAGGAGTTGCCAAGGGTCGGGCTGGGTCTGCTTGAGGCCCAAGGAGAGGCGGCGCTCCGCGGGGTCCAGCCTCAAGACCACCGCCTCCACCTCCTCCCCTTCCTTCACCACCTCGGAGGGGTGCTTGGGCCTTTTGGTCCAGGAAAGCTCGGAAATGTGGATGAGCCCCTCGAGGCCCGGCTCCACCTCCACAAAGGCCCCGAACTGGGTGAGGCCCACCACCTTGCCCCGGACACGGCTTCCCACCGGGTACTTCTCGGCCACCGTGACCCAGGGATCGGGGATGAGGGCCTTGATGGAGAGGTTCACCCGCTCCTTCTCCGGGTCCACGGAAACCACCTGGGCCCGCACCTTCTGGCCCTTGTGGATCACCTCTTTGGGGTGGTTAAACCGCCCCCAGGTGATCTCGGAACGGTGCACCAGGCCGTCCACCGGACCCAGGTTCACAAAGGCCCCGAAGTCGGTGACGTCCACCACCGTACCCTCCACCACCTGCCCGGGCTGGAGGCTATGGAAAAAGGCCTCCTTGGCCCGCTTTTGCTCCTCTTCCAACACCGCCCGGCGGGAAAGCAAAACCCGTCCTTTCTTGCGGTGGAACTCGATGATCTTCACCAGGATCTGCTGGCCCACGTAGGCATCCAGGTTGGGGATGCGCTTGAGGTCCAGCTGCGAAGCAGGGATGAAGGCGGATACACCATCCAGGTCGGCAATCACGCCTCCCTTGACCTTCTCCTTCACGGTGACGGTCACCGGCTCGCCCTTCTCATAAAGCTCCCGGATGCGGTCCCAGTGCTCCGTGGCCTCTACCCTTTTACGGGAAAGGAAGACCTGGCCCGTCTCCGGGTCTACCTTGGTGACCTGGACCCGCACCAGATCCCCAGGCTTCAGAAGGGCCTTTAACTCCTGCTCAGGAAGGGACTTCTCTGTAAGTTCGTTAAAGGGGATGATGCCTTCCGTCTTCGCGCCGATATCTACCGCCACACCCTCTGAGCCCACCAAGACCACCTTGCCCGTCAGGACCTGCCCGGGGCGCACGCGTTTTTCCAAGCGGGCCTCGGTCTCCTGCAGGGCCTCTTCCATGCTGAAGGCCTTGTCTGGGGTCAAGTTGGCTTCGCTGACCTGGGTCGCCTTTTCTTCCATGCCGCCTCTTTCCTCCTTACGCGCCTTCTAGGGAAGGCGGGCGCATCTTGCGCACGTCCACACGAAAAGGAGGGGGAGAAGCCTCACTCCCCGCTTCCGTGGGAACCGGCCCCGAAGGGCATACCCTTCCTTTATACCACGTGGAGGTCCCCTTGCCAAGAGGCACCAGGCCCCAAGGGGTTGCGCCATAATGGGCCCATGGAAACCCTAGCCTGGATGCAGGCAAAGCTACCCGAGTTTTTAAAGGACCTCGAGACCTTCGTGCGCCGGGAATCCCCCACCAAGGACCCGAAGGGCCTTCAGGAAGCTGCCGCTTTCTTGGAAGAAGCCTTCGGGCCTCTCCAGGGGCGGCTTTCCCGTAAAGATACCCCCCTAGGCCCCATCCTCCTTTTGAAGCGGGAAGGGGAAGGGGCCCCGATCCTCATCCTCTGCCACTACGACACCGTCCACCCTAAGGGAAGCTTCCCCGAGCCCTTCCGCCTGGAAAGGGACCGGGCGGTGGGCCCTGGGGTCTACGACATGAAGGGGGGCATCATGGCCCTGCTCTATGCCCTCCGCCACGCGGAGGCCAGCAGCAGGAGGCTTCCGGCCTTGGAAATCCTCTTCACCCCCGACGAGGAAATCGGCTCCAAGGAAAGCCGGCCCCTGATTGAGGCGGCAGCGAAGAAGGCCCGGGCCGTTTTGGTCCTGGAGCCTCCCACGGCGGAAGGGGATCCCAAGGTGGCCCGAAAGGGGGTGGGGCTCTACCGCCTTAAGGCCTTGGGAAAGGCCGCCCACCAGGGGGTGGAGCCGGAAAAGGGGGTAAACGCCATCCTGGAGCTTGCCCATCAGATCGTGAAGGTGGCGGCCCTCGAGGACCGGGAGAAGGGCACCACCCTAGGCCCCAACGTGGTGGCAGGGGGCACGGTAAGCAACGTGGTGGCCGAGGAGGCCTGGGTGGAAATAGACCTCAGGGCCTGGACCCTGGAGGAGGTGAGGCGGGTGGAGGAAAGCCTAAAACATCTGACCCCTGTCCTCCCTGGGGCCAGGCTGGAGCTTTCTGGAGGCCTGAACCGCCCCCCCATGGAGCCCACCGCGGAAAGCCTGGCCCTCTTTGAGAAGGCCCGGGCCATTGGGGAAGCCCTGGGGCTTTCCCTACGCCCAGGCCGGGTAGGCGGGGGCTCGGACGGAAACTTCACCGCCGCCTTGGGGGTGCCCACCCTGGACGGCCTGGGCCTCCTTGGGGGGGATGCCCACCAGAAGACCGAGTACGTGGTGGTCTCGGAGATCCCCCGTCGCGCGGCCCTCTTGGCGGAACTCCTCTACGCTTTGGCCTAGCATGTGGTTCTTGCGCCCAGATCCCCATGTGAAGCCCGAAGGCCCCTTGGCCTTCCGGGTTAGGGTGCGCACCCAAAGCGGCGAGGTGGTGGAGCTCAGGCTCTCCAAATCCATGGAGATAAGCCCCGTGGAGGGAGGCTATTACGTGCGCAAGGAAATCGTGGCCCCCAAAAGCCTGGACCGGGCGGTGCTGGAGATCTGGTTTGATACCCGTTATCGTCCCACGCGGAAAAGTGTTGAGGGGGGTGAGCTTATACCTATCCGGGAATGGATGGGCTAGAATGGGGCCATGGAAAAAGTGCTGCTCCTTCTAGGCCTTGTGGTGATGGCCTATAACGTCCTCTACGGGTTCCGGCTAAAGCGGGCCATCCCCGGGGGGGTCATGGGGGAAAGGGGCGGGCAGATGCTCGCGCTTATCGCCTTCTTCGCCCTGGCCTACCTGGCAGTCCTGGTGCTCACCTGGAGCGAACCCAGTAGCCTCCTCCTGCTCCTACTTTCCCT
This genomic interval carries:
- a CDS encoding PaaX family transcriptional regulator C-terminal domain-containing protein, coding for MRARSTLFTIFLEYVYPERRAPVRDLIAMMEVLGFSEAAVRAALSRSAKRGWVEPRRLGRLAYYALSDRVYWQVRQVRKRLYDPPSPWDGRFLLVLPEGPKERGERERFRREMALLGYGSLQSGVYLGAGVDPAATRELLAFYGLSATLFRAEHLGAKEEVLRAFPLEEASAHYQALFPQGVPEDPLGAFQALTRLVHEMRKLLFLDPLLPPELLPPNFPGLAARERFLALREVLYRRAEPFLKELSLPFSALSPQAR
- a CDS encoding ABC transporter substrate-binding protein; this translates as MRRLLSLPLVLFSLAQAQVVIPFWHTAGPPGNVVLEEAIQSFNASQRTYRLEARYVGDYREAGVKLLAALRSGGAPVLFHGELSFLPRLAQEGVALALNPYLQNLPKDLYPEMLRTTQVRGQTYGLPLGLSVPALYYNKDAFRARGLRPPRTWAEVEEAAGRLTSRTSKGLVISTDIWSFNAIVMSLGGSLVKDGLPAFTSKEVVEALEMLYRMVQKGHAQARNLAEAQFAVADFLRTKAFMGIGPTTALPVVLSQTSLPFAVGLAPLPRREGGAVPLSGAALAVLKGASPEQARGAVAFWLHFLEPKRQAGWVRTTWYLPLRKEAERELADFLKDPERQAVFAQAEVGRPWSQDPELVVWYSYLEEALERSLKQGVRPLAALEEAQKKALAVERR
- a CDS encoding ABC transporter substrate-binding protein, giving the protein MKKLVALVLFLLPGLAQVEVSFWHSMDGPAGRLLSSFAQEFNTRQGLYRVSPQYAGDYRDTETKLVAALRTGSQPVLFQAEISFFPRLVGEGRAVALDAYLNLDRAFLEDLFEPAWNYGVMDGKRYGLPLNTSTPVLFYNLDVFRAKGLKAPRNWKEFEEVAKALTSRQAKGFIFVTDPQAWLFEAMVTSRGGNLVREGKPNFTSKEALEALEMLWRLNKAGALSARNMAEATFAQLDFVRTKGMMVMASIANWPAAENFSFAFTLGVAPVPREPGGRVPMGGAQLVVLRGATEAQVRGALEFWRYLMEPANVARWVEASYYVPVRKSAIPLLEGFYRENPFRKVAFEQIAYAQERPRIPQFSAWASVLAEALEKALKGGVPPQRALEEAQKKAEAIR
- a CDS encoding TIM barrel protein; the encoded protein is MRLGFSPFNAEMGYEEAFRLAAELGLDLEVPYDLHEVLPLPDAKTLRATGEALGVGFTLHLPFVEMNPASLIPSVRALAEERLKRALEFGEALGAKVGVLHTGQVPVRHPMALSLAREALEKTLSALLPLPFPVALENLALSPEDLLRGPEELKALLERFPQYGFCLDVGHALVELGPRGPLLYWEELGDRLLHLHLHDNHGHRDDHLPVETGMVPWERLVPRLRTFPNTAALEVGGSALGVRQSLVRLQVLTAS
- a CDS encoding c-type cytochrome — its product is MVVDRIEVYLDGASEPLAVLKEPPYRLNLDTRKIPDGEHVLRVVTHFRGGGEEIREIPFTVNNYPDVMVLGLDEGSEVAGTLELRLAVGEPELPVEPVRFNPIWYVVASVIVLGGIWAYFALSPAAETVVAQVAPPAQEAQAPKEGSSQAAAGVDQALMEKGKSIYEAHCAACHQANGQGMPPAFPALAGNPNLKDAQLILDTVKNGRGAMPAVGAAFTEEELKAVATYIRNSFGNSFGPVE
- a CDS encoding cytochrome C; the encoded protein is MYRNDPILPTFALILALGLFYTAYQDGLHIARLLGHTPEELSVGQIGLMAFGAVFLLYGLIGLVSYWLEGIELRPGRHFPTPSTAPMVAGVILVLLLTALSGFFVRLIVYSAQTGHNPTWLQGLVFGAISLVVAVLLGIYKKYFGRDEVVTEEEKSHFPW
- a CDS encoding ubiquinol-cytochrome c reductase iron-sulfur subunit, which codes for MDEREIRLQRSRRRLFLKTAIGTGIGLSLVSAFYVGASLRPKAEVTPEKEPLKPGDILVYAQGGGEPKPIRLEELKPGDPFVLAYPMDPKTKVVKSGEAKNTVLVVHYRPEELSPEVAQHSVEGVVAFSAVCTHLGCIISQWVADKKAGLCPCHGGVYEFAQGAKVIAGPPPRPVPQLPLKVEDGVLVAAGEFLGEVGVKADGGFCSHAHV
- a CDS encoding cytochrome b encodes the protein MYKWLDERLDLTGLYQKVLRKAFPVHHSFFLGEITLFAFIVLVLTGIFLTLNFEPSIREVRLPDGRTVPAAYASVLYIDSLPFGAVIRSLHHWSAHVMIAAAFLHMLRILLSGAYKKPRELNYLVGLALLGLAVVTAFTGYALPYDNYAVTATRIGYGIAASIPWVGSTLAQVMFGGEFPGSEKAIPRLYSLHVLWLPLLLMALIGGHMAIMMKQKHTQPRYAEKVAPGRILGVPMYPQQLVMMGILFALYVGIMTLIAGAFLAHPIEAFGPPTPNTPAVKPDWYFLWIYGILQIIPSTWEFHLFGATIGPEFIGGVVIPGILGLVGLLLPFVDTRKDKMRYMELPSEHPVRTSVILALLVFFLMTTLAGYKIDFQQQGSILGNNAVLWTLVLGGPLLTYIVSYTLLRIFFGKEEAPHKA
- a CDS encoding 30S ribosomal protein S1, with translation MEEKATQVSEANLTPDKAFSMEEALQETEARLEKRVRPGQVLTGKVVLVGSEGVAVDIGAKTEGIIPFNELTEKSLPEQELKALLKPGDLVRVQVTKVDPETGQVFLSRKRVEATEHWDRIRELYEKGEPVTVTVKEKVKGGVIADLDGVSAFIPASQLDLKRIPNLDAYVGQQILVKIIEFHRKKGRVLLSRRAVLEEEQKRAKEAFFHSLQPGQVVEGTVVDVTDFGAFVNLGPVDGLVHRSEITWGRFNHPKEVIHKGQKVRAQVVSVDPEKERVNLSIKALIPDPWVTVAEKYPVGSRVRGKVVGLTQFGAFVEVEPGLEGLIHISELSWTKRPKHPSEVVKEGEEVEAVVLRLDPAERRLSLGLKQTQPDPWQLLTEKYPPGTVVKGKVTGITDFGVFVELEPGMEGLVHISELDHARIENPAALFKKGEEMEVVVLNIDPVEQRISLSRKRLLPPPPPKMEEERPRRAKGKEARGKRKPGPRREERREYEYGAVAEYNLYDASAVPTASASVKLGDLYGDLLASLGLEEEKSS
- a CDS encoding M20 family metallopeptidase, which encodes METLAWMQAKLPEFLKDLETFVRRESPTKDPKGLQEAAAFLEEAFGPLQGRLSRKDTPLGPILLLKREGEGAPILILCHYDTVHPKGSFPEPFRLERDRAVGPGVYDMKGGIMALLYALRHAEASSRRLPALEILFTPDEEIGSKESRPLIEAAAKKARAVLVLEPPTAEGDPKVARKGVGLYRLKALGKAAHQGVEPEKGVNAILELAHQIVKVAALEDREKGTTLGPNVVAGGTVSNVVAEEAWVEIDLRAWTLEEVRRVEESLKHLTPVLPGARLELSGGLNRPPMEPTAESLALFEKARAIGEALGLSLRPGRVGGGSDGNFTAALGVPTLDGLGLLGGDAHQKTEYVVVSEIPRRAALLAELLYALA